Proteins from a genomic interval of Phormidium ambiguum IAM M-71:
- a CDS encoding glycosyltransferase family 39 protein yields the protein MIWILALAKLVLHFLTNGQYGYQIDELYYIACGEHLDWGYTELPPLVAVLANLNRSLFGDSLFAIRLFPAIAGALLVALTGLMVRELGGGKFAQFLAALAIIVSPYYLFIHTIFTMNAFEPLLWTLCAFIILLSLKYRSPQLWYLVGFIVGIGLLNKYSMLFFGFSLLVGLSLTSYRQLFWEKWIWVAILIASVMILPNIIWQIEHGLPFLEHQAAANISSKKPLLESMVDLFIQPFFMMQPLTLPIWLAGIYYYLRSPDGKLYRFFGWSFFVVFGIFFVLGGKSYYLAPIYPILFASGSIMVERFVRRRKFWKTSIIVALISSTFLLVPMTLPVLPLETLLQISKFYSSIYTLPDRGSTDLNSIEAPWHFRQMLGWEEIAAEVSEVYFSPALSDRSNVPILVWDYGHASAIDFFGKKYNLPKVISGAHAFYFWGPRDYSGDTVISVGGDFNHLKKLFKQVEKVNTITHENTIGINSAIPIYLCKDIQVSLQHDWSEFKAYFGEFYTR from the coding sequence ATGATTTGGATTTTGGCATTAGCCAAATTAGTTTTGCATTTTTTAACTAATGGGCAATATGGTTATCAGATTGATGAGCTTTACTATATTGCTTGTGGGGAACATTTAGATTGGGGTTACACGGAATTACCTCCTTTGGTTGCAGTTCTTGCTAATTTAAATCGATCGCTTTTTGGCGATTCTCTGTTTGCAATTCGGCTTTTTCCGGCGATAGCTGGCGCTTTATTAGTAGCTTTAACCGGATTAATGGTGCGGGAATTAGGGGGAGGAAAGTTTGCTCAATTTTTAGCAGCTTTAGCAATAATTGTTTCCCCTTACTATCTGTTTATTCACACAATTTTCACAATGAATGCTTTTGAGCCTCTTCTGTGGACGTTGTGCGCTTTCATTATTTTGCTCAGCTTAAAATATCGATCGCCTCAGCTTTGGTATTTAGTAGGTTTTATAGTTGGCATTGGGTTACTGAATAAATATTCAATGCTCTTCTTTGGCTTTAGTTTGTTAGTTGGGTTGAGTTTAACTTCCTATCGGCAACTATTTTGGGAAAAATGGATTTGGGTAGCAATTTTAATCGCGTCTGTGATGATTTTACCCAATATTATTTGGCAAATAGAGCATGGTTTGCCTTTTCTTGAACACCAAGCAGCAGCGAATATATCTAGTAAAAAACCATTACTAGAATCGATGGTTGATTTATTTATTCAGCCATTTTTCATGATGCAACCTTTAACATTACCAATCTGGCTAGCAGGAATTTATTATTATCTGCGATCGCCAGATGGTAAATTATATCGCTTCTTTGGTTGGTCTTTCTTTGTGGTATTTGGCATATTTTTTGTTCTGGGTGGCAAATCTTATTACTTGGCTCCCATTTATCCGATACTATTTGCTTCGGGATCGATTATGGTTGAGAGATTTGTCCGGCGGAGGAAGTTTTGGAAAACTTCAATTATCGTGGCTTTGATTTCTAGTACTTTCTTGTTAGTTCCGATGACTCTTCCGGTTTTACCTTTGGAAACATTGCTCCAGATTTCTAAATTTTACTCCTCAATTTATACACTTCCCGATCGCGGTAGTACAGACCTCAATTCGATAGAAGCACCTTGGCATTTTCGCCAAATGTTAGGTTGGGAAGAAATAGCAGCCGAAGTGAGCGAAGTTTATTTCAGTCCAGCATTAAGCGATCGATCTAATGTGCCGATTTTAGTTTGGGATTATGGTCACGCATCGGCGATCGACTTTTTTGGCAAAAAATACAATTTACCAAAGGTAATTAGTGGTGCTCATGCTTTTTACTTTTGGGGGCCAAGAGATTATTCCGGTGATACTGTTATTAGTGTTGGAGGTGATTTCAACCACTTGAAAAAGTTGTTTAAGCAAGTAGAAAAAGTGAATACTATCACCCATGAAAATACGATCGGCATAAATAGTGCAATTCCTATCTATTTATGCAAAGATATTCAAGTTTCTCTGCAACATGATTGGTCTGAGTTTAAAGCTTATTTTGGTGAGTTTTATACTCGGTAA
- a CDS encoding alpha/beta hydrolase has protein sequence MQYYVLFKTGSLENKQEMLDKHLASIRKKFKTLLTQRRCFFPLLGACSLVLVLTTPIKAAERIYFNYGPLDFSISVESLETFAKEGKVEPELALIVDRLNSEQKAQLRDLLKSRYQFSPVLMSRFFYSSFGERLLTYLGELIQLQGGQNGLYGIRSALILSTADSDGLSLINFMRKFPTDIRLNTKRIMQQFQQVSALREETNALVAELEKTSTQVKSGETSIDFSQLPNLQEPGKFSYSQKVKRLRDSSRQREFIVNLYLPDVPNGEKIPVVVISNGIGTKIDRYDYLAQHLASHGFAVAIPQHPDSDDIQRQDFFQGLSSQMFQSTAYINRPLDVSYMLDELERLNSTEFKGQLNLQQVGLFGNSFGGDTALALAGAQMDFANLKQDCNPEKNLVKLSLLVQCQALEIPEKNYDFRDKRIKAVSVLFPGSSSLYGKSGLSKINIPVLWGAVTEDIFSPLLLEQAPAFSWLKTKDKYLVVASKIDHLYLDFSALSNLETPDENVADNVSLQEPEVAKSYLKALNLAFFRLYLANDSNYRPFLSASYAQEISQDPYNLILLNSLGKLYSSK, from the coding sequence ATGCAATACTATGTATTGTTTAAAACAGGGTCACTAGAAAATAAACAAGAAATGTTGGATAAGCACCTGGCAAGTATTCGTAAGAAGTTTAAGACGTTGCTCACACAACGTAGATGTTTCTTTCCCTTGTTGGGGGCTTGCTCCCTGGTATTGGTTTTAACTACTCCAATTAAGGCAGCCGAACGCATCTATTTTAATTATGGCCCTCTGGATTTTTCGATTTCGGTTGAGTCTTTAGAAACTTTTGCTAAAGAGGGAAAAGTTGAGCCAGAATTAGCATTGATTGTCGATCGCTTAAATTCGGAACAAAAAGCGCAGTTACGCGATTTATTAAAGTCTCGCTATCAATTTAGTCCGGTGTTAATGTCCCGGTTTTTTTATTCCTCTTTTGGAGAAAGGTTGCTGACTTATTTAGGGGAATTAATTCAACTGCAAGGAGGACAAAATGGTTTATATGGAATTCGCTCTGCTTTAATTTTATCTACTGCTGATTCTGATGGGTTATCTCTGATTAATTTTATGCGGAAATTCCCCACAGATATTCGACTTAATACCAAAAGAATTATGCAGCAATTTCAACAAGTTTCAGCATTGCGCGAAGAAACAAATGCTTTGGTTGCGGAACTCGAAAAAACCAGCACCCAAGTTAAAAGCGGGGAAACATCGATCGATTTTTCCCAATTACCAAACTTACAAGAACCAGGAAAATTTAGTTATTCGCAAAAAGTCAAAAGATTACGAGATTCCAGTCGCCAAAGAGAATTTATCGTTAATTTGTATTTACCTGATGTACCAAATGGCGAAAAGATACCCGTAGTAGTTATTTCTAATGGAATCGGGACAAAGATCGATCGCTACGATTATTTAGCGCAGCATCTAGCCTCTCATGGTTTTGCGGTAGCGATTCCCCAACATCCTGATAGTGATGACATACAACGACAAGATTTTTTTCAAGGGTTATCATCACAAATGTTTCAATCAACTGCATATATTAACCGCCCATTGGATGTGTCTTATATGTTAGATGAATTGGAGCGTTTAAATTCAACCGAATTTAAAGGGCAGTTAAATCTGCAACAAGTGGGATTATTTGGTAATTCTTTTGGTGGGGATACGGCGCTGGCTTTAGCTGGTGCTCAAATGGATTTTGCTAATTTAAAACAAGATTGTAATCCTGAAAAAAACTTAGTCAAACTGTCACTTTTAGTTCAATGTCAGGCTTTAGAAATTCCCGAAAAAAATTACGATTTTCGTGATAAAAGGATTAAAGCAGTATCAGTACTTTTCCCTGGTAGTAGCAGTCTTTATGGTAAATCTGGTTTGAGTAAAATTAACATTCCAGTTCTTTGGGGAGCGGTAACTGAAGATATTTTTAGTCCACTTTTATTAGAACAAGCTCCGGCTTTTAGTTGGTTGAAAACAAAAGATAAATATCTGGTTGTTGCTAGCAAAATTGACCACCTTTACCTTGATTTTTCGGCTTTAAGTAATTTAGAAACTCCTGATGAAAATGTAGCAGACAATGTAAGTCTTCAGGAACCAGAGGTTGCCAAATCTTATCTCAAGGCTTTAAACTTAGCTTTTTTCCGACTGTATCTTGCCAATGACTCTAATTATCGACCTTTCCTTTCAGCTTCTTATGCTCAAGAAATTAGTCAAGATCCTTACAATTTGATTTTGTTAAATTCCCTTGGAAAGCTTTATTCTTCCAAGTGA
- a CDS encoding DUF3124 domain-containing protein, with product MSFLILIALILSSCTPSEIPIEPASQLKTVTLDSTVKIIAGKTVYVPVYSHIYTWQRNQTMDLTATLSIRNTDLNNPIIITSVNYYDSNGKLVRKYLKQSVELSPLAAIDFVINQEDTTGGVGASFIVDWVTQKPVSEPVIEAVMINVGGNQGVSLLSPGRVIKSRGSK from the coding sequence TTGAGTTTTCTTATCTTAATTGCACTAATCCTCTCTTCTTGCACACCATCAGAAATACCAATAGAACCTGCGAGTCAATTGAAAACTGTTACTTTAGACAGCACAGTAAAGATTATTGCAGGTAAAACAGTTTATGTTCCAGTTTACTCTCATATCTATACTTGGCAGCGAAATCAAACAATGGACTTAACTGCTACCCTGAGTATTCGCAATACTGATTTAAATAACCCAATTATTATTACCTCAGTTAATTATTACGATAGTAATGGTAAGCTGGTGCGTAAATATTTAAAACAATCCGTAGAACTTAGTCCATTAGCTGCGATCGATTTTGTCATTAATCAAGAAGATACAACAGGAGGAGTTGGCGCATCTTTTATTGTCGATTGGGTGACGCAAAAGCCAGTTTCTGAACCTGTCATTGAGGCAGTAATGATTAATGTAGGTGGTAATCAAGGAGTCTCTTTACTTAGTCCAGGTCGAGTGATTAAAAGTCGAGGTAGTAAGTAA
- a CDS encoding CAAX protease, translating into MTGQLLYEIGNLIRGSFSLSQEAFQRIVSLADGHTIAFLIVLLAGLSLGVGQSIILFINRVKPIRFILSLLLNGILFVFGFLFLVFSTWLIGWLPGFVQVPLDDLVEALGLSYAPLLFSFLGALPYLGAPILNLLSVWHLLSMVTGVSAIADINGTNAFALVAFGWFTLKVLKGTIGQPIAQIGQKLKKQVAGVDLVKKRSQLSELVQNGLETRLSTSKVKKIEDQSATESLQRFAQQSAFVESPNAVLQTDGTATAAAIQMPSFNTNGIGVRLSHKMQNIPQLIQLGSILLGMILLFIIFFILLRPVRDNLFGWHDNLPRWGRLVFDLTWIGIVALFFSGLLAPLETLGWWAGWYGDEVETYHNVSTDSSLSPGNQNESTSRYVIYLDGVGQSGEAYTPDVVDFIEALQPVLPEDVVFLQGLMMYSVLNQPLVENRPLAWVWRLADKMRWENPMALLGLMVNVRNAWIVAVSADKRYGPIYNQGIAQVIYNGLIQKGYRPHEGAPLTLIGYSGGAQMAVATVPYLQRALGADIEVISLGGVMSANNQFLKLEHLYHLVGDKDTVAALGPILFPGRRKFLPLSYWNRAKRKGKISEISLGPMGHQVPGGIMDPNAFLPNGKSHLQYTIDLILSILKSNFWVETERPTRKISNYEIYKQADFNNYSYYPLNQTVDLQWYRPIAPWIGRLILPKPSERRQLRGVWFEVHHAAPGYESLVGKKVILRWENDPIVKQWVKAVTHDVHFSVDAEYSSQYGGSIHPKRVNHWQKVGPLESLAAAHPTDDLIVMLEGEIRVEKVVEYESRGAGEQGSSGAGEQGSRGAGGQESSPTEHSQLSQFSYTALYTRTQPVEITGRYYGLVKFEGPIANTDRFQVKHFNPASRQFDGLTEIVRLPEVMVAQSYGSSPSTTRKLEQSPLNETGWYIYGAKDASGCFVVQSLAPRSLFRLQPDRVVFGSNASYRYIRKESWANAVEQKGKVSSVLCVGHRKTENIQDAIDDWKIGDKALLLHVYGGIGGNKKEPAAATPIFFGHFSYGIATVIHDPLTDERRFEIQYYQVYSHNIDGLTAGTIHWSRYMGDRQFGWLGTRPVCDILIKFEPFTGEYDFSGIRRSPLTNTINQLQAMTARYRIGDGTGATYVGPANNCAQDSNQALFASINSLFQAIDANQSAVQTWLADNPAQAQSYRQLLKVKTKLYRKLQPFGSPRADWETNEFNLGSTIEDEPLRNLLYGLGSWRTLLPRKASDTIVRVFLQHGAAVWVLRTNQVGGYDPDIEPIIPITL; encoded by the coding sequence ATGACTGGACAATTGCTCTACGAAATTGGCAATTTAATTAGAGGCTCGTTTTCCTTGAGCCAGGAAGCCTTCCAAAGAATTGTCAGTTTAGCCGATGGACATACGATCGCATTTCTAATTGTCCTGTTAGCCGGACTTTCTTTAGGAGTGGGACAAAGCATTATTCTATTCATTAATCGAGTCAAGCCAATCCGGTTTATTTTGAGCTTGTTATTGAATGGAATATTATTTGTATTTGGATTTCTATTTTTAGTATTTAGCACTTGGCTAATCGGCTGGTTGCCTGGATTTGTTCAAGTACCATTAGATGATTTAGTCGAAGCATTAGGACTGAGTTATGCGCCCTTATTATTCAGTTTTCTCGGTGCTTTGCCATATTTAGGAGCGCCAATTCTCAATTTATTATCAGTATGGCATTTGCTGTCAATGGTCACAGGGGTAAGTGCGATCGCTGATATAAATGGTACTAATGCCTTTGCACTTGTAGCTTTTGGCTGGTTTACCCTTAAAGTACTCAAAGGTACGATCGGACAACCGATCGCACAAATCGGACAAAAACTCAAAAAACAAGTTGCAGGTGTTGATTTAGTCAAAAAGCGATCGCAACTTTCCGAACTCGTTCAAAATGGACTAGAAACTCGACTTTCCACCAGCAAAGTCAAAAAAATCGAAGACCAATCCGCCACCGAATCCTTACAAAGATTCGCTCAACAATCCGCTTTTGTTGAATCACCTAACGCCGTTCTTCAAACTGATGGAACTGCCACAGCTGCGGCGATTCAAATGCCATCTTTCAACACAAACGGAATCGGAGTTCGCTTATCCCATAAAATGCAAAACATTCCCCAATTGATTCAACTGGGAAGCATTTTGTTGGGAATGATACTCTTATTTATAATTTTCTTCATCCTATTGCGTCCCGTTAGAGATAACTTATTTGGTTGGCATGACAATCTTCCCCGATGGGGACGTTTGGTGTTCGATTTAACTTGGATTGGAATAGTCGCCCTGTTCTTTTCAGGACTACTCGCCCCCCTAGAAACATTAGGATGGTGGGCAGGTTGGTATGGTGATGAAGTAGAAACTTATCACAACGTTTCCACCGATTCATCTTTGTCCCCCGGAAATCAAAACGAGTCAACGTCCCGTTATGTAATTTATCTAGATGGTGTAGGTCAATCGGGCGAAGCATACACCCCGGACGTAGTTGATTTTATCGAAGCACTTCAGCCAGTTTTGCCGGAGGATGTCGTATTCTTGCAAGGGTTGATGATGTATTCCGTACTCAATCAACCATTGGTGGAAAATCGTCCCTTAGCTTGGGTGTGGCGATTAGCAGATAAAATGCGCTGGGAAAATCCAATGGCGCTGTTGGGTTTAATGGTTAATGTTCGCAACGCTTGGATTGTTGCGGTATCTGCTGATAAACGGTATGGGCCGATCTACAATCAGGGAATTGCTCAGGTAATTTACAACGGCTTAATTCAAAAAGGCTATCGACCACACGAGGGCGCTCCTCTTACCTTAATCGGTTACAGCGGTGGCGCACAAATGGCAGTCGCTACAGTGCCATATCTTCAGCGAGCTTTAGGGGCTGATATTGAGGTAATTTCCCTTGGCGGGGTGATGAGTGCCAACAATCAGTTTTTGAAATTGGAGCATCTTTATCATTTGGTGGGTGACAAGGATACGGTTGCTGCTTTAGGCCCGATACTGTTTCCGGGGAGACGGAAGTTTCTGCCCTTATCCTATTGGAATCGGGCCAAGCGTAAGGGCAAAATTAGCGAAATTTCCCTTGGCCCAATGGGACATCAGGTTCCCGGTGGGATTATGGACCCTAACGCTTTCTTACCCAATGGGAAAAGCCATCTGCAATATACGATCGATCTGATTCTCTCGATCCTAAAAAGTAATTTTTGGGTGGAAACAGAACGCCCGACTAGAAAAATCAGCAACTATGAAATTTATAAGCAAGCTGATTTTAATAACTATAGCTACTATCCTTTAAATCAAACCGTTGATTTGCAATGGTATCGACCGATCGCACCTTGGATCGGTCGCTTGATTTTGCCCAAACCTAGCGAACGTCGTCAACTGCGAGGTGTTTGGTTTGAAGTCCATCACGCAGCCCCAGGTTATGAGTCCCTGGTGGGAAAGAAAGTTATCCTGCGTTGGGAAAACGATCCGATCGTCAAACAATGGGTAAAAGCAGTCACTCACGACGTTCATTTCAGCGTTGATGCCGAATATTCCAGTCAATACGGTGGCAGCATCCACCCCAAAAGAGTCAATCACTGGCAAAAAGTTGGCCCACTAGAATCGTTAGCAGCTGCTCATCCGACGGATGATTTGATTGTCATGTTGGAAGGAGAGATTCGAGTAGAAAAGGTAGTCGAGTATGAAAGCAGGGGAGCAGGGGAGCAAGGGAGCAGCGGGGCAGGGGAGCAGGGGAGCAGGGGAGCAGGGGGGCAAGAAAGTTCTCCAACCGAACATTCACAACTCTCTCAATTTTCCTATACGGCTTTATATACTCGCACTCAGCCTGTGGAGATTACGGGACGCTATTACGGATTGGTGAAGTTTGAGGGTCCGATCGCTAATACCGATCGCTTCCAAGTCAAACATTTTAACCCCGCTTCCCGTCAGTTTGATGGCTTGACAGAAATAGTCCGCTTACCGGAAGTGATGGTGGCGCAAAGTTATGGGAGTTCTCCTTCCACAACCCGCAAACTGGAACAATCCCCGTTGAATGAAACCGGATGGTATATTTATGGTGCTAAAGATGCCTCTGGATGCTTTGTGGTGCAATCATTGGCTCCGCGATCGCTATTTCGCCTCCAGCCCGATCGAGTTGTCTTTGGCAGCAACGCTTCCTATCGCTACATCCGCAAGGAATCTTGGGCAAATGCCGTAGAACAAAAGGGGAAAGTTTCCTCAGTGCTTTGCGTCGGACATCGAAAAACCGAGAATATTCAAGATGCGATCGATGATTGGAAAATAGGCGACAAGGCACTTTTATTGCACGTCTATGGCGGCATTGGCGGCAATAAAAAAGAACCTGCGGCAGCAACACCCATCTTTTTTGGTCATTTTTCTTATGGAATCGCCACTGTAATTCACGATCCTCTGACTGATGAGCGGCGATTTGAAATTCAATATTATCAAGTCTACAGCCACAACATTGACGGTTTAACTGCTGGAACAATACATTGGTCAAGATACATGGGCGATCGACAATTCGGTTGGTTAGGAACCCGCCCAGTTTGCGATATTTTGATTAAATTTGAGCCATTTACAGGAGAATATGATTTCAGCGGCATTCGTCGATCGCCTCTGACTAACACGATCAACCAACTACAAGCAATGACGGCTCGGTATCGCATTGGAGATGGCACAGGCGCAACTTATGTCGGTCCCGCCAACAACTGCGCTCAAGATTCCAATCAAGCATTGTTTGCCAGCATTAACTCATTATTTCAAGCGATCGATGCCAATCAAAGCGCAGTCCAAACTTGGTTGGCAGATAACCCAGCACAAGCACAGAGTTATCGCCAACTCCTGAAAGTGAAAACGAAGCTATATCGAAAATTACAACCTTTCGGTTCTCCCCGCGCTGATTGGGAAACGAATGAGTTTAACTTAGGCTCGACGATAGAAGATGAGCCACTTCGTAACCTATTGTATGGTTTAGGTAGCTGGCGAACACTTTTACCTCGTAAAGCCAGTGATACGATCGTGCGCGTTTTTCTTCAGCATGGAGCAGCCGTTTGGGTACTTCGCACTAACCAAGTCGGTGGATACGATCCAGATATCGAACCCATCATCCCAATAACACTCTAA
- a CDS encoding YihY/virulence factor BrkB family protein, producing the protein MIQYIRSNILPSKPAQLLIQTGMKWDQDNGPGMAASLSYFALFSLFPMLLVLLSILGSFIGPNTDAFQSIQDVVERFLPPEVHDLIKDTVLALNENSVGAGIIGFIILLWTASSVFAILRSSVNKIWQSPSRASETGSVPQMVLFFIANKLFSFLLVLGTAFLLLSSLMANIIIKTILKLVASFQEAFAFLKIDELQLNNSLQTSSSFLILALAICILYKILPAVYVSWRDIWLASLITTSLLIGLQQLVSNSVISIGSHFLSYGVIGSVMILLLWIFLTCQIFLFGCVFSYVYAHIFGTRRNKSQSQ; encoded by the coding sequence ATGATTCAATATATTCGCTCTAACATCCTACCTTCAAAACCAGCCCAATTATTAATTCAAACCGGAATGAAGTGGGATCAAGATAATGGCCCTGGTATGGCAGCTTCTTTGTCATATTTCGCTCTGTTTTCCTTGTTTCCTATGCTCTTAGTTTTACTAAGCATTCTCGGCTCATTTATTGGGCCAAATACCGACGCATTTCAAAGTATTCAAGATGTTGTAGAAAGGTTTTTACCTCCAGAAGTTCACGACCTAATTAAAGATACTGTACTGGCTCTCAACGAAAATAGTGTTGGAGCAGGAATTATTGGATTTATCATTCTTTTATGGACAGCAAGTTCGGTTTTTGCCATTCTGAGAAGTTCCGTGAATAAAATTTGGCAGTCACCAAGCCGAGCTTCGGAAACTGGCTCTGTTCCTCAAATGGTCTTGTTTTTTATAGCCAATAAACTTTTTTCTTTTCTCTTAGTGCTAGGAACAGCCTTTTTATTGTTAAGTTCATTGATGGCTAATATTATCATCAAAACTATCCTGAAATTAGTTGCCAGCTTTCAAGAAGCTTTTGCTTTTTTAAAAATTGATGAATTGCAATTAAACAATAGTTTACAAACTAGTTCTTCCTTTTTAATTCTGGCTTTAGCTATCTGTATTTTGTACAAAATTTTGCCCGCAGTTTATGTTAGTTGGCGTGATATTTGGTTAGCGTCTTTAATCACTACTTCTTTGCTGATAGGATTACAACAATTAGTCAGTAATAGTGTAATTTCGATCGGCAGTCATTTTCTTTCTTATGGTGTAATTGGCAGTGTAATGATTCTTTTACTGTGGATTTTCTTAACTTGCCAAATATTTCTGTTTGGATGTGTCTTTTCTTATGTTTACGCACATATTTTTGGCACTCGTCGTAACAAAAGCCAGTCTCAGTGA
- a CDS encoding response regulator produces MKVLIVEDDRNTSELLSNTLGANRYAVDVIADGLSGLEMASRWSYDLILLDVLLPRLNGVEVCRRLRAQGCQTPILMLTMKDSNEDVIAGLDAGADDYVAKSCASSQLLARVRALLRRSGNASLSPILTWGLLCLDPALAQVTYNQKVIALRPKEYNLLELFLRHPQRILSRSNIIDHLWSIDETPVEGSVTNLIKDLRRRLKSAGMNHELIETVYGLGYRLKSAPTESDETVEEEIVQDKDERGRIAIQQAMERFRLSLEQRITILEVAERSLLAGDFNLQQQIAAQTEAHKLAGGLATFGCMRASEIAQEIENLLNKTIEETQLTQQFSRLVGELKQELAKPIANDLVKK; encoded by the coding sequence ATGAAAGTTCTGATCGTAGAAGACGATCGAAATACTAGTGAATTGCTATCAAATACCCTTGGTGCTAATCGTTATGCTGTTGATGTGATTGCAGACGGTTTATCAGGTTTAGAAATGGCATCTCGATGGAGCTACGATCTAATCCTGCTGGACGTTTTGCTACCAAGATTAAATGGTGTTGAAGTGTGTCGTCGCTTACGTGCTCAAGGCTGTCAAACACCGATTTTGATGCTCACAATGAAGGATAGCAATGAGGATGTGATTGCTGGATTAGATGCTGGCGCTGATGATTATGTAGCCAAGTCTTGTGCGTCTTCTCAGTTACTTGCTAGGGTGCGAGCACTTTTGCGTCGTAGTGGAAATGCTTCTTTGTCTCCGATATTGACTTGGGGGTTGCTTTGTCTCGATCCTGCTTTGGCTCAGGTGACTTACAATCAAAAGGTGATTGCATTGCGGCCAAAGGAATATAATTTGTTAGAACTGTTTCTGCGGCATCCGCAACGCATTCTTAGTCGGAGTAATATTATCGATCATTTGTGGTCGATCGACGAAACTCCTGTGGAAGGTTCTGTGACTAATTTAATCAAAGATTTGCGCCGACGCTTAAAGTCAGCAGGAATGAATCATGAATTGATTGAAACAGTTTATGGTTTAGGATATCGCTTAAAATCTGCACCAACGGAAAGTGATGAAACGGTAGAAGAAGAAATTGTGCAGGATAAAGATGAGCGGGGGAGAATAGCGATTCAGCAAGCTATGGAAAGGTTTCGCTTATCTTTAGAGCAACGGATTACAATTTTGGAAGTAGCAGAGCGATCGCTTTTAGCAGGTGATTTCAATTTACAGCAACAGATAGCCGCACAAACTGAAGCGCATAAATTAGCTGGTGGATTAGCAACTTTTGGTTGTATGCGAGCTTCGGAAATCGCTCAAGAGATAGAAAATTTATTGAATAAGACGATCGAGGAAACACAATTAACACAACAGTTTTCTCGATTGGTAGGGGAGTTAAAGCAAGAATTAGCGAAACCGATCGCTAATGATTTGGTGAAGAAGTGA